A DNA window from Candidatus Latescibacter sp. contains the following coding sequences:
- a CDS encoding formate--tetrahydrofolate ligase, translating into MLTDLEIAQHAKMKPVCEIADMLGIAENEIELYGRYKAKISLDVIEKFKDRPRSKYIVVTAITPTPLGEGKTVTTVGLSQALNYVGKLTAACIRQPSMGPTFGIKGGAAGGGYSQVIPMEDFNLHFTGDIHAVGAAHNLLAAFIDNHIDKGNTLDIVPSSITWNRVVDISDRALRDIVIGLGGKSNGIPRQTGFDITVASEIMAILALCTDLKDLRKRLSQIIVAENRSGKPITAEDLRCAGAMTVLMLDAIKPNLIQTLENTPVLVHAGPFANIAHGNSSILADYIATRTTDYVVTECGFGADIGAEKFFDIKCRVSGLVPNAAVLVATVRALKMHSGRFKVVAGKPLDTGLLEENIEAIEEGSVNLIKQIENIRLFGIPVVVAINCFHTDTAREIETIRRIALEAGARDAVVSTLWAEGGKGGADLARAVIEAAESPSDFHTLYDLDLPVREKIKTIAVKVYGASGVAFSPTASRQIDHYTDLGFGYLPICMAKTHLSLSHDPKLKGRPTGFELPIREVRLSAGARFIYSLVGEMRTMPGLPTVPAGANIDIDAEGRIVGLF; encoded by the coding sequence ATGCTTACCGATCTGGAAATAGCCCAGCATGCAAAAATGAAACCTGTCTGCGAGATAGCGGACATGCTGGGCATCGCGGAAAATGAAATCGAGCTTTACGGCCGGTATAAAGCCAAAATCTCCCTGGATGTCATCGAGAAGTTCAAAGACAGACCCCGTTCAAAATATATCGTGGTCACCGCCATCACCCCCACCCCGCTGGGAGAGGGGAAAACGGTCACCACCGTCGGTCTTTCCCAGGCGCTCAATTATGTCGGGAAGCTGACCGCCGCCTGCATCCGTCAGCCCTCGATGGGGCCGACTTTCGGCATCAAGGGCGGCGCCGCCGGGGGCGGGTATTCCCAGGTAATTCCCATGGAGGATTTCAACCTGCATTTCACCGGCGATATTCATGCGGTGGGTGCAGCCCACAACCTTCTTGCCGCCTTCATCGACAACCATATCGACAAGGGGAATACCCTCGATATCGTGCCATCCAGCATCACCTGGAACCGGGTAGTGGATATCTCCGACCGCGCTCTGAGGGATATCGTAATCGGACTGGGCGGCAAATCCAACGGGATTCCACGCCAGACCGGGTTCGATATCACGGTTGCATCGGAAATCATGGCCATTCTCGCCCTCTGTACAGATCTCAAAGACCTCCGGAAGCGGCTTTCGCAGATCATTGTGGCCGAGAACCGGAGCGGCAAACCGATTACCGCCGAGGACCTGAGATGCGCCGGCGCCATGACCGTGCTCATGCTCGACGCCATCAAGCCGAACCTGATACAGACTCTTGAAAACACCCCCGTACTGGTGCACGCCGGACCTTTCGCCAACATCGCCCACGGCAACTCTTCCATCCTGGCCGACTATATCGCCACCCGTACTACGGACTATGTGGTGACCGAGTGCGGTTTCGGAGCGGATATCGGCGCGGAGAAATTCTTCGACATCAAATGCCGGGTTTCCGGGCTTGTTCCCAACGCGGCGGTGCTGGTGGCCACGGTGAGGGCGCTCAAGATGCATTCCGGGCGTTTCAAGGTTGTGGCGGGCAAACCGCTGGACACCGGGCTTCTCGAAGAGAATATTGAAGCCATCGAAGAAGGCTCAGTAAATCTCATCAAGCAGATCGAAAACATCCGGCTTTTCGGAATACCGGTGGTGGTTGCGATCAACTGTTTTCACACCGACACCGCCCGTGAAATTGAAACCATACGCCGTATTGCGCTTGAAGCGGGCGCCCGTGATGCGGTGGTGAGCACCCTCTGGGCAGAGGGCGGAAAAGGCGGCGCCGACCTGGCCCGTGCGGTGATCGAAGCCGCCGAAAGTCCCTCCGACTTTCACACTCTCTATGATCTGGACCTGCCGGTGCGTGAAAAGATCAAAACCATCGCTGTCAAAGTCTACGGGGCTTCCGGTGTAGCTTTCAGCCCTACAGCCTCCAGGCAGATCGATCATTACACCGATCTAGGCTTTGGATATCTCCCCATCTGCATGGCCAAAACCCATCTTTCCCTCTCGCACGATCCGAAATTGAAAGGGCGGCCGACCGGATTCGAGCTGCCTATCCGTGAGGTGCGTCTTTCGGCGGGCGCAAGGTTCATTTACTCGCTTGTGGGTGAAATGCGCACCATGCCGGGGCTTCCCACAGTTCCCGCCGGAGCGAACATCGATATCGATGCCGAAGGCAGAATTGTAGGGCTGTTTTAA
- the pabB gene encoding aminodeoxychorismate synthase component I, with product MENQVIIHDAREKQWLHFRNVRHVITANTIDDVVSALNTVERMVYEQGFFAAGFISYEASPAFDPSFRVRSSSSFPLLWFGLYAAPDIIKLPDVPLFSAEIPINWNPSIDRRTYNEAISRIKDYIARGETYQVNYTYRLHAPFFADPWHLFRRIIQAQQAEYGAYLDTGRFAVCSASPELFFHLNGSGLTTRPMKGTASRGLTLSEDKARADWLYNSEKNRAENIMIVDMIRNDLGRIAETGSVKVLRLFDIERYPTVWQMTSTVTAESSASVCEILSALFPCASITGAPKSNTTRIIAGLETTPRNIYTGCIGFITPERKAQFNVAIRTVLVDRELKLAEYGVGGGIVWDSSSTEEYEECQTKSQVLMKKTTGFSLLETLLYTQEEKYFLLDYHLRRLRDSAEYFGIPVSMEHVLKKLENREESFPAFPQKVRVLVSQEGDISCEYSPLDNTAPARPVRLGLASKAVDSKNPYVYHKTTNREVYESAVTDSADCDDILLWNEHGEITETTIANVVFRLHGELVTPPVTCGLLPGTYRAWLLDRNIIKEKIITLNDLKRCDSVHVINSVRKKREAILIGYENLSRAPEIIEIPRLTLP from the coding sequence ATGGAAAACCAGGTTATTATTCATGATGCTCGAGAAAAGCAATGGCTTCATTTCCGTAATGTTCGGCATGTAATCACAGCGAATACTATAGATGACGTTGTTTCAGCTCTGAATACAGTAGAAAGGATGGTTTACGAACAGGGGTTTTTTGCCGCAGGTTTTATCAGTTATGAAGCATCTCCGGCTTTTGATCCTTCCTTCCGCGTACGTTCATCTTCTTCTTTTCCTCTGCTATGGTTTGGACTTTACGCCGCCCCGGATATCATTAAACTCCCTGATGTTCCATTATTTTCTGCAGAAATTCCCATCAATTGGAATCCCTCGATCGATCGCCGGACTTATAATGAGGCAATTTCCCGCATCAAGGACTATATCGCAAGAGGAGAGACCTATCAGGTAAATTATACCTATCGTCTTCATGCCCCGTTCTTTGCGGATCCATGGCATTTATTCCGTCGAATCATTCAGGCGCAGCAGGCTGAATACGGTGCATACCTGGATACAGGCAGGTTTGCTGTCTGTTCGGCCTCGCCGGAGCTGTTTTTTCACCTGAACGGTTCCGGATTGACAACCCGTCCAATGAAAGGAACCGCTTCCCGCGGCCTTACTCTTTCGGAGGATAAAGCGCGGGCGGACTGGTTATATAATTCGGAAAAAAACCGCGCCGAAAATATCATGATAGTGGATATGATACGCAATGATCTGGGACGCATCGCCGAAACAGGCAGTGTGAAAGTGCTGCGATTGTTTGATATTGAACGGTATCCCACTGTCTGGCAGATGACATCCACGGTCACTGCGGAAAGCAGCGCATCAGTCTGTGAAATTCTCAGTGCTCTATTTCCCTGCGCCTCGATTACCGGCGCTCCGAAATCAAACACTACCAGAATAATCGCCGGCCTGGAAACTACTCCGCGAAATATTTACACGGGCTGTATCGGTTTTATAACTCCGGAAAGGAAGGCGCAGTTCAATGTCGCAATTCGCACCGTGCTTGTTGACAGGGAACTGAAACTGGCGGAGTATGGAGTCGGCGGCGGAATTGTATGGGATTCTTCCAGCACTGAAGAGTACGAGGAATGCCAGACCAAATCGCAGGTTTTAATGAAAAAAACGACAGGATTCTCTCTTCTGGAAACTTTGCTCTATACTCAGGAGGAAAAGTATTTCCTCCTCGATTATCATCTCAGGCGGTTGCGTGATTCGGCGGAATATTTCGGAATACCGGTGAGTATGGAACATGTTCTGAAAAAACTTGAAAACAGGGAGGAATCATTTCCAGCTTTCCCGCAAAAAGTACGGGTTCTCGTTTCACAGGAAGGCGATATCTCGTGTGAATATTCCCCTCTCGACAATACCGCTCCGGCACGCCCGGTACGGTTAGGACTGGCTTCGAAAGCGGTTGATTCCAAGAACCCTTATGTATATCACAAAACTACGAACCGTGAAGTATACGAATCAGCCGTAACAGATTCAGCAGATTGTGACGATATCCTGTTATGGAATGAGCATGGGGAGATCACTGAAACGACTATTGCCAACGTGGTCTTCAGGCTTCATGGTGAACTGGTAACTCCGCCGGTTACATGCGGGCTGCTTCCCGGCACCTATCGCGCCTGGCTGCTCGACAGGAATATAATCAAAGAAAAAATTATTACGCTTAACGATCTTAAGAGATGCGATTCGGTGCATGTTATTAATTCGGTAAGAAAAAAGCGTGAGGCAATTCTCATTGGTTATGAAAATCTGTCTCGAGCTCCAGAAATTATCGAAATCCCCCGATTAACGCTCCCGTGA